A stretch of the Candidatus Nanoarchaeia archaeon genome encodes the following:
- a CDS encoding helix-turn-helix domain-containing protein → MIVKEEFLSKLRRYFSLNLYEVKIWTALLSRGVSTAGELSDIANVPRSRSYDVLESLEKKGFAIMKLGKPIKYIAVPPNEVVERVKKNLKVEAEERVKRLEKLKGTEVLTELATLHTQGIELIEPSDLSGSLRGRHNLYNHLETTIKNAQESVTLSTTSQGFLRKVEGLIPTFEKLKKKGVKIRIAAPITKECSQAVKDVSQFAEVRNTDIKSRFCIVDGKELVFMVLDDKDVHPTYDVGIWVNTPFFATALEELFESSWKNMKAVK, encoded by the coding sequence ATGATTGTTAAAGAAGAGTTCCTGAGTAAGCTGAGAAGATACTTCTCGCTGAATTTATATGAAGTGAAGATTTGGACAGCGTTGCTGTCCCGGGGAGTCTCCACCGCAGGAGAGCTTTCTGATATAGCAAATGTGCCAAGATCAAGGAGTTATGATGTGCTGGAATCCCTCGAAAAGAAAGGGTTTGCAATCATGAAGCTCGGGAAGCCGATAAAGTATATTGCAGTCCCTCCAAATGAAGTGGTGGAGCGCGTAAAGAAAAACCTAAAGGTAGAAGCAGAAGAGCGGGTGAAGAGACTTGAGAAGTTAAAGGGGACTGAGGTTCTGACTGAACTTGCAACCCTGCATACCCAGGGCATTGAACTTATCGAGCCATCAGATCTCAGCGGCTCATTGAGGGGCAGGCATAATCTCTATAACCATCTGGAGACCACAATAAAGAACGCCCAGGAGTCTGTCACTCTAAGCACCACTTCCCAAGGGTTTTTGAGAAAGGTGGAGGGGCTGATCCCTACATTCGAGAAGCTGAAGAAAAAAGGGGTCAAGATTCGGATTGCCGCTCCAATCACGAAGGAATGCAGCCAGGCAGTGAAAGACGTATCGCAGTTTGCTGAAGTGCGCAACACGGACATCAAGTCCAGGTTCTGCATTGTGGACGGCAAGGAGCTCGTCTTTATGGTCCTGGACGACAAGGATGTGCATCCCACCTATGACGTTGGGATTTGGGTGAACACGCCATTCTTCGCAACAGCCTTAGA
- a CDS encoding mRNA surveillance protein pelota, whose protein sequence is MKRIAWNLRKGEIKVKVESLDDLWTLRGVISQGDVVSGRSERKVRKGEKDQRSRAVIKRHFQAIVEVERVEFAQSQLRISGKLSQGTEDIPKGSYHTIVAEPFSVITVKKLAWPVFILKKVQDACNPSPHSILLVVFDREEAVIARLQRQGYEVLMTLAGEVQKKREPQKVGAPFFEEIKKALKEISDRNGITHIIVASPAFWKDEIRPILENAKLPQLIYASCSSVGPNGIAEVLKRPEIASALKEERAFQEFAAVEELMVAIAKAKPVAYGSEEVNRAQESGAVAKVVVADVFLQERPDADALLAAVERQKGSVVIVSSSHEAGKKLLGLGGIGALLRYRVS, encoded by the coding sequence ATGAAACGGATTGCATGGAATCTCAGGAAGGGGGAGATCAAGGTAAAAGTTGAATCTCTTGACGACCTCTGGACGCTGAGAGGCGTGATCTCACAAGGAGATGTTGTTTCAGGCAGATCTGAGCGCAAGGTAAGGAAAGGAGAAAAAGACCAGCGCTCCAGAGCAGTCATCAAACGGCATTTTCAGGCAATCGTAGAAGTTGAGAGAGTTGAGTTTGCGCAATCGCAGTTGAGGATAAGCGGAAAGCTCAGCCAGGGAACAGAGGATATACCAAAAGGCAGCTACCATACCATAGTTGCAGAGCCTTTTAGTGTGATCACAGTAAAGAAACTGGCCTGGCCGGTGTTCATTCTGAAGAAGGTGCAGGACGCATGCAACCCAAGCCCCCACAGCATTTTGCTGGTTGTCTTTGACAGGGAAGAGGCAGTAATTGCAAGGCTGCAGAGGCAAGGCTATGAAGTCCTCATGACATTGGCAGGAGAGGTTCAGAAGAAGAGGGAGCCACAGAAGGTAGGAGCGCCTTTTTTTGAGGAGATAAAAAAAGCTCTTAAGGAAATCTCTGACAGGAATGGTATAACCCATATCATCGTTGCATCTCCGGCATTTTGGAAAGACGAAATCAGGCCAATCCTGGAGAATGCAAAGCTTCCTCAGCTTATCTATGCCTCCTGCTCCTCTGTTGGCCCTAACGGAATCGCAGAGGTCCTGAAAAGGCCCGAAATTGCCTCTGCCTTAAAAGAAGAGCGGGCGTTCCAGGAATTTGCTGCAGTAGAAGAGCTGATGGTGGCCATTGCAAAAGCTAAACCGGTGGCGTATGGCAGCGAGGAAGTGAACAGAGCGCAGGAATCTGGCGCAGTGGCGAAGGTTGTGGTTGCTGATGTGTTTCTCCAGGAACGCCCAGACGCAGATGCCCTCCTTGCAGCAGTAGAGCGGCAGAAGGGAAGCGTTGTCATTGTGTCATCATCCCATGAGGCTGGAAAAAAACTTCTCGGATTAGGAGGCATTGGAGCGCTCTTAAGGTATAGGGTATCGTGA